A single Amia ocellicauda isolate fAmiCal2 chromosome 9, fAmiCal2.hap1, whole genome shotgun sequence DNA region contains:
- the abca2 gene encoding ATP-binding cassette sub-family A member 2 — protein MGFLHQLHLLLWKNVSLKRRGPWVLAFEIFIPLVLFFILLGLRQKKPTIPVKEAFYSAAPLTSAGIIPIMQSLCPDGQRDEFGFLQYKNSTVTQLLERISEVVEQNHLFDPDRPGLEEELESLRHRLETLSAVPSGLETGFNTSRGFTVGSVLRDQAGFQQFLQRNLSLSNDTAGLLLSSPINLREVYNLIFGSYPGSGGVDRGTWEGYSPGEKVQQFQEQLLGGWRSLEGGLLHRALKDPAGGPHRQALLRLLSQALGVAVLGGGAATYDLQGFREIQNILLTGGMLELLTCGEGGDSELRKILLVPDRQQTLLQAYRSAVCGGGAGQRAQRFGEMSQELKEQINTQTVIDKLKLEQLNSSGGESHLGALLQDLAEVERILRDVDLLSALAKLLPKGACSGRQPSAPTNGTSAWGANATTSMPWSNATESPGEEASGGGEKAGAGASENPHSQFSAFVQLWAGLQPILCGNNRIIEPEALKQGNMSSLGFTSKEQRNLGLLVHLMTTNPKILYSPVGSQVDKVIQKANETFAFVGNVTHYARVWLNTSAALRTFLEEGQLHSRMAWLQQFTSDLRRHPELLQASDSEFVRSLVAGNFTLPDAQTLLEQLDTIDNAACGWTSFMSKVSVDIFKGFPDEESIVNYTLNQAYHDNVTVFASVIFQTNKDGSLPPHVLYKIRQNSSFTEKTNEIRRAYWRPGPNTGGHFYFLYGFVWIQDMMERAIINTFAGHDVLEPGNYVQMFPYPCYTRDDFLFVIEHMMPLCMVISWVYSVAMMIQHIVAEKEHRLKEVMKMMGLNNAVHWVAWFITGFVQLSISVTALTAILKYGKVLLHSDPFIIWLFLTIYAIATIMFCFLVSVMYSKAKVASACGGIIYFLSYVPYMYVAIREEVAHDKITAFEKCIASLMSTTAFGLGSKYFALYEVAGVGIQWRTINQSPVEGDDFNLLLSMLMLSIDACVYGVLTWYIEAVHPGMYGLPRPWYFPLQRSYWLGSGRTEAWEWPWGGGARLSVMEEDQACAMEHRRTEETRGIEEEPSHLPLVVCIDKLTKVYKTGSKLALNKLSLNLHEGQVISFLGHNGAGKTTTMSILTGLFPPTSGSATIYGHDIRTEMDQIRQNLGMCPQHNVLFDRLSVEEHLWLYSRLKGMAEDDIRKEMDKMIEDLELSNKRHSLVQTLSGGMKRKLSVAIAFVGGSRAVILDEPTAGVDPYARRAIWDLILKYKQGRTILLSTHHMDEADLLGDRIAILSHGKLKCCGSPLFLKSTYGDGYKLTLVKKQSDSQRTGLGAPLPPQPSSSMSSCSETRVTQFIRQFVASCLLVSNSNTELSYVLPSDAVKKGCFERLFQALEQSLDNLALSSFGLMDTTLEEVFLKVSEEDQSLENSDVDMKDSAGDLGKSEGIAGGGSPACDGPPAGGSGRGRPEVELSNLVMSSGLSHSQGSLRSASSLGSLRGDEGGLYADFYGDYSPLFNTAEDMDTASMQDQDPEQEPREQQSPLLEGQGSYKLEGWWLRLRQFHGLLVKRFHCAKRNTKGLFSQILLPAFFVCVAMTVALSVPEIGDLPPLILSPSQYHNYTQPRGNFIPYANEDRAEYRSKLSPDASPQQIANTLRLPSGVGATCVLKTPFNSTLDQLAQTLNPSANNSKTLAARYFDSVCLDSFTQGVPLSNFVPPPPSPAPSDDPDADPFEDGAWNFTAPPPPTTVHEAVTSPPSLPRTIHEPIRCTCSMQGTGFSCPSGVGGRPPLMKVVTGDILVDITGRNVSEYLLYTSDRLRLHRYGALTFGNIQKSIPASFGRKTPPMVRKIAVRRSAQVFYNNKGYHSMPTYLNALNNAILRANLPKSKGNPAAYGITVTNHPMNRTSASLSLDYLLQGTDVVIAIFIIVAMSFVPASFVVFLVAEKSTKAKHLQFVSSCDPVIYWLANYIWDMLNYLVPATCCVLILFVFDLPAYTSPTNFPAVLSLFLLYGWSITPIMYPASFWFEVPSTAYVFLIVINLFIGITATVATFLLQLFEHDKDLKAVNGYLKSCFLIFPNYNLGHGLMEMAYNEYINEYYAKIGQFDKVKSPFEWDIVTRGLVAMTIEGFVGFFITIMCQYNFLRKPRRVAVSSKPVEQDDVDVACERRRVLRGDADNDMLKIENLTKVYHSRRVGRIVAVDRLCLGVRPGECFGLLGVNGAGKSSTFKMLTGDESTTGGEAFIRGRSILRELLRVQHSMGYCPQFDALFEDLTAREHLELYTRLRGIPWKDEERVVQWALEKLELTKYADRPAGTYSGGNKRKLSTAIALIGYPSLIFLDEPTTGMDPKARRFLWNLILDIIKTGRSVVLTSHSMEECEALCTRLGIMVNGRFKCLGSIQHLKNRFGDGYMITVRTRSSSSVKEVVRFFNRNFPEAILKECHHTKVQFQLKCASVSLAQVFSKMEQVVEVLGIEDYSVSQTTLDNVFVNFAKKQSDNLDQQESSPPGGSQSPLQRVFNLLRPRPAHTELSALVTEETEELESDDEGLISFEEERAQLSFNTDTLC, from the exons ATGGGGTTTCTCCATCAGCTGCATCTCCTGCTGTGGAAGAATGTGTCTCTGAAGCGGAGAGGACCG TGGGTGCTGGCCTTCGAGATCTTTATCCCCCTGGTCCTGTTCTTCATCCTTTTGGGACTAAGGCAGAAGAAACCCACTATCCCTGTGAAggaag cATTTTACTCCGCAGCCCCGTTGACGTCAGCTGGGATAATTCCCATCATGCAGTCTCTGTGTCCGGATGGCCAGAGGGATGAGTTTGGGTTTCTGCAGTACAAGAACTCCAC ggtGACCCAGTTGCTGGAGCGGATCAGTGAGGTGGTGGAGCAGAACCACCTGTTCGACCCTGACCGGCCTGggctggaggaggagctggagtCACTGCGCCACCGCCTGGAGACCCTGAGCGCAGTGCCCAGCGGCCTGGAGACAGGCTTCAACACCAGCCGAG ggttcACAGTGGGCAGTGTGCTGAGGGACCAGGCCGGGTTCCAGCAATTCCTGCAGCGGAATCTCTCCCTGTCCAACGACACGGCCGGCCTGCTGCTCTCTTCCCCCATCAACCTCAGAGAG gtGTATAACCTGATCTTCGGCTCGTACCCTGGCAGTGGGGGGGTGGACAGGGGGACCTGGGAGGGCTACAGCCCCGGAGAGAAAGTTCAGCAATTTCAG gagcagctgcTAGGGGGCTGGCGCAGTCTGGAGGGGGGGCTGCTGCACAGGGCTCTGAAGGACCCCGCCGGGGGGCCCCATCGGCAGGCCCTGCTGAGGCTGCTCTCCCAGGCATTGGGGGTGGCGGTGCTGGGGGGGGGTGCCGCGACCTACGACCTGCAAGGCTTCCGCGAGATACAG AACATTCTGCTGACCGGGGGCATGCTGGAGCTGCTAACCTGTGGGGAGGGTGGGGACAGTGAGCTGCGCAAGATCCTTTTGGTCCCTGACAGACAACAGACACTGCTGCAGGCCTATCGCAGCGCAGTGTGTGGCGGGGGAGCAGGGCAGAGGGCCCAGCGCTTCGGGGAGATGAGCCAGGAGCTAAAAGAGCAGATCAACACTCAGACTGTGATTGATAAg ttGAAGCTGGAGCAGCTGAACAGCTCAGGTGGGGAGTCTCACCTGGGTGCCCTGCTGCAAGATCTGGCGGAGGTGGAGCGTATCCTGAGAGACGTGGACCTGCTTTCAGCCCTGGCCAAGCTGCTGCCCAAGGGAGCCTGCTCTGGCCGTCAGCCCTCCGCCCCCACCAATGGAACTAGTGCATGGGGGGCCAATGCCACCACCTCCATGCCATGGTCCAATGCCACAGAGAGCCCCGGAGAGGAGGCCAGTGGGGGCGGAGAGAAGGCAGGGGCAGGGGCCAGCGAGAACCCCCACTCCCAGTTCTCGGCCTTCGTGCAGCTGTGGGCCGGCCTGCAGCCTATACTGTGTGGGAACAACAG GATCATTGAGCCAGAGGCTCTGAAGCAGGGCAACATGAGCTCCCTGGGATTCACCAGCAAGGAGCAGCGCAACCTGGGGCTGCTGGTGCACCTCATGACTACCAATCCCAAGATCCTCTACTCCCCTGTGGGGTCACAGGTTGACAAGGTCATCCAGAAG GCCAACGAGACATTTGCGTTTGTGGGCAACGTGACGCACTACGCCCGTGTGTGGCTCAACACCTCCGCTGCGTTACGCACCTTCCTGGAGGAGGGGCAGCTGCACAGCCGCATGGCCTGGCTGCAGCAG TTCACCTCTGACCTCCGCAGGCACCCCGAGCTGCTGCAGGCGTCGGACAGCGAGTTTGTGCGCAGCCTGGTGGCCGGGAACTTCACACTGCCCGACGCGCAGACCCTGTTGGAGCAGCTGGATACCATCGACAATGCGGCCTGTGGCTGGACCAGCTTCATGTCCAAG GTCAGTGTGGATATCTTCAAGGGTTTCCCTGATGAGGAAAGCATCGTCAACTACACCCTGAACCAGGCCTATCATGACAACGTCACCGTATTTGCTA GTGTAATATTCCAGACCAATAAGGACGGCTCTCTGCCCCCCCATGTCCTCTACAAGATCCGTCAGAACTCCAGCTTCACAGAGAAGACCAACGAGATCCGCCGGGCCTACTGGCGACCCGGGCCCAACACTGGCGGTCACTTCTACTTCCTTTATGGCTTCGTCTGGATCCAGG ACATGATGGAGCGTGCCATCATCAACACCTTCGCGGGACACGACGTCCTGGAGCCGGGAAACTACGTCCAGATGTTCCCCTACCCCTGCTACACCCGCGATGA tTTCCTGTTTGTGATCGAGCACATGATGCCTCTCTGTATGGTGATCTCGTGGGTCTACTCTGTGGCCATGATGATCCAGCACATTGTGGCTGAGAAGGAGCATCGTCTCAAAGAG gtgATGAAGATGATGGGGTTGAACAATGCTGTCCACTGGGTGGCCTGGTTCATCACAGGCTTTGTCCAGCTGTCCATCTCAGTTACCGCGCTGACTGCCATCCTGAAGTACGGCAAGGTGCTGCTGCATAGCGACCCCTTCATCATCTGGCTCTTCCTCACCATTTACGCCATCGCCACGATCATGTTCTG TTTCCTGGTTTCGGTGATGTACTCGAAGGCGAAGGTGGCGTCTGCGTGCGGTGGGATCATCTACTTCCTGAGTTACGTACCCTACATGTACGTGGCAATCAGGGAGGAGGTCGCCCACGACAAGATCACGGCCTTCGAGAAGTGCATTGCG tCGCTGATGTCCACCACAGCGTTTGGTCTGGGCTCCAAGTACTTCGCACTATACGAGGTTGCCGGGGTGGGCATCCAATGGCGCACTATCAACCAGTCACCAGTAGAGGGTGATGACTTCAACCTGCTGCTCTCCATGCTGATGCTGTCCATTGACGCATGTGTGTACGGAGTGCTCACGTGGTACATCGAGGCTGTGCACCCag ggATGTATGGGCTGCCCCGGCCCTGGTATTTCCCACTGCAGCGATCCTATTGGCTGGGCAGCGGGCGGACGGAGGCATGGGAGTGGCCCTGGGGGGGCGGGGCTAGGCTCAGTGTGATGGAGGAGGACCAGGCCTGTGCTATGGAGCACCGCCGAACAG AGGAGACGCGTGGCATTGAGGAGGAGCCCAGCCACCTGCCCCTCGTGGTGTGCATCGACAAGCTCACCAAGGTGTACAAGACCGGCAGCAAGCTGGCgctcaacaagctgagcctcaaccTGCATGAGGGCCAGGTCATCTCCTTCCTGGGCCACAACGGTGCCGGCAAGACTACTAccat GTCCATCCTGACAGGTCTGTTCCCACCCACCTCGGGCTCCGCCACAATCTACGGCCACGACATCCGCACCGAGATGGACCAGATCCGGCAAAACCTGGGCATGTGCCCGCAGCACAACGTGCTGTTCGACCGGCTCAGCGTGGAGGAGCACCTGTGGCTCTACTCACGGCTCAAGGGTATGGCCGAGGACGACATCCGCAAGGAGATGGACAA gaTGATAGAGGACCTTGAGCTGTCAAACAAGCGCCACTCCCTGGTGCAGACGCTGTCGGGGGGGATGAAGAGGAAGCTGTCAGTGGCCATTGCCTTCGTGGGGGGATCGCGCGCCGTCATCCTGGACGAGCCCACGGCCGGGGTCGATCCCTACGCACGCAGAGCCATTTGGGACCTCATTCTCAAGTACAAACAGG gACGCACCATCCTGCTGTCCACTCACCACATGGATGAGGCCGATCTCCTTGGTGACCGCATCGCCATCCTGTCTCACGGCAAGCTGAAGTGCTGCGGCTCCCCGCTGTTCCTCAAGAGCACCTACGGGGATGGCTACAAACTGACCCTGGTCAAGAAACAGAGCGACAGCCAGCGCACCG GCCTGGgtgcccccctgcccccccagcCATCCTCCTCCATGTCCTCCTGCTCAGAGACGCGTGTCACACAGTTCATACGGCAGTTTGTGGCATCCTGTCTGCTGGTGTCCAACTCTAACACAGAGTTATCCTACGTGCTGCCCTCGGACGCGGTCAAGAAGGGCTGCTTTGAGCGGCTGTTCCAg GCCCTGGAGCAGAGTCTGGACAACCTGGCTCTGAGCAGCTTCGGGCTGATGGACACCACCCTGGAGGAGGTTTTCCTCAAGGTGTCTGAGGAGGACCAGTCACTGGAGAACAGCGACGTTG ACATGAAGGACTCGGCAGGCGACCTGGGGAAGTCAGAAGGCATTGCAGGGGGGGGGTCTCCAGCATGCGATGGGCCACCGGCTGGGGGCAGCGGCAGGGGGAGGCCGGAGGTGGAGCTCAGTAACCTGGTGATGTCATCGGGGCTGAGCCACAGCCAGGGCTCATTGCGGTCAGCCTCCTCACTGGGCTCGCTGCGCGGGGATGAGGGGGGGCTCTATGCCGACTTCTATGGagactacagccccctgttcaACACCGCTGAGGACATGGACACGGCCAGCATGCAGG ACCAGGACCCTGAGCAGGAGCCACGGGAGCAGCAGTCCCCCCTACTGGAGGGCCAGGGAAGCTACAAGCTGGAGGGCTGGTGGCTGCGGCTGCGCCAATTTCATGGGCTTCTGGTCAAGCGCTTCCACTGCGCCAAGAGGAACACCAAGGGGCTGTTCTCCCAGATCCTGCTACCTGCCTTCTTCGTCTGCGTGGCCATGACCGTCGCCCTGTCCGTGCCTGAGATTg GTGACCTGCCCCCCCTGATCCTGTCGCCCTCCCAGTACCACAACTACACCCAGCCCAGGGGTAACTTCATCCCTTACGCCAACGAAGACCGCGCAGAGTACAG gagtaAGCTGTCCCCGGACGCCAGCCCCCAGCAGATCGCCAACACGCTGCGGCTGCCCTCGGGGGTGGGGGCCACCTGCGTGCTCAAGACCCCCTTCAACAGCACCCTGGACCAGCTGGCTCAGACACTCAACCCCAGCGCCAACAACTCCAAGACGCTGGCGGCACGCTACTTTGACTCCGTGTGTCTGGACTCCTTCACCCAGGGCGTGCCCCTGTCCAACTTCGTGCCACCCCCGCCCTCCCCTGCCCCTTCCGATGACCCCGACGCCGACCCCTTCGAGGACGGGGCCTGGAACTTTACCGCCCCGCCTCCCCCCACCACTGTCCacg aggCGGTGAcgtcccccccctctctcccacgCACCATCCACGAGCCCATTAGGTGTACCTGCTCCATGCAGGGCACTGGCTTCTCCTGCCCCAGTGGCGTGGGAGGGCGTCCCCCCCTCATGAAAGTGGTCACGGGAGACATCCTGGTCGACATCACAGGGCGCAACGTCTCAGAGTACCTGCTGTACACCTCGGACCGCCTACGCCTGCATAG GTACGGCGCGCTCACCTTTGGTAACATCCAGAAGTCAATCCCAGCATCCTTTGGGAGGAAGACCCCGCCAATGGTTCGCAAGATTGCTGTGCGCAGATCAGCGCAG GTGTTCTACAACAACAAGGGCTACCACAGCATGCCCACCTACCTGAATGCCCTGAACAATGCCATCCTGAGAGCCAACCTGCCCAAGAGCAAAGGCAACCCTGCAGCCTACG GTATCACAGTTACCAACCACCCTATGAACCGAACCAGTGCCAGCTTGTCTCTGGACTACCT GCTGCAGGGCACTGATGTGGTGATAGCCATCTTCATCATTGTGGCGATGTCCTTCGTGCCGGCCAGCTTCGTGGTCTTTTTGGTGGCCGAGAAGTCCACAAAGGCCAAGCACCTGCAGTTTGTCAGCAGCTGCGACCCGGTCATCTACTGGCTGGCCAACTACATCTGGGACatg ttgaATTATCTGGTCCCGGCCACATGCTGTGTGTTGATCCTGTTTGTCTTCGACCTGCCGGCCTACACCTCCCCCACCAACTTCCCAGCAGTCCTCTCTCTGTTCCTGCTGTACGG ctGGTCTATCACTCCGATCATGTACCCGGCATCGTTCTGGTTCGAGGTCCCCAGCACCGCCTACGTCTTCCTCATAGTCATAAACCTCTTCATTGGCATCACCGCCACCGTGGCCACCTTCCTGCTGCAGCTGTTCGAGCACGACAAG gATCTGAAGGCAGTGAACGGGTACCTTAAGTCCTGTTTCCTGATCTTTCCCAACTATAACTTGGGCCACGGGCTGATGGAGATGGCCTACAACGAGTACATCAACGAGTACTACGCCAAGATTG gtcagTTTGATAAGGTGAAGTCCCCGTTCGAGTGGGACATCGTGACGCGGGGGCTGGTGGCCATGACAATTGAGGGCTTTGTTGGCTTCTTCATCACCATCATGTGCCAGTACAACTTTCTGCGCAAACCACG GCGTGTGGCGGTGAGCAGTAAGCCCGTGGAGCAGGATGATGTTGACGTAGCGTGCGAGCGGAGGCGTGTGCTGAGAGGGGATGCCGACAATGACATGCTCAAGATAGAGAACCTCACCAAG GTGTACCATTCCCGGCGAGTGGGCCGCATCGTGGCAGTGGACCGGCTTTGCTTGGGCGTGCGGCCCGGCGAGTGCTTCGGCCTGCTGGGGGTGAATGGTGCGGGCAAGAGCTCCACCTTCAAAATGCTGACAGGCGACGAGAGCACAACAGGGGGGGAGGCCTTCATCAGGGGGCGCAG TATCCTGCGGGAGCTGCTGCGCGTGCAGCACAGCATGGGGTACTGCCCACAGTTCGACGCCCTGTTCGAGGACCTGACCGCCCGCGAGCACCTGGAGCTGTACACCCGCCTGCGAGGAATCCCGTGGAAGGATGAGGAGAGG gtggtgcagtgggccctggagAAGTTGGAGCTGACCAAGTACGCTGACCGGCCGGCCGGGACGTACAGTGGCGGGAACAAGCGCAAGCTGTCCACCGCCATCGCCCTCATAGGATACCCCTCCCTCATCTTCCTG GACGAGCCCACGACCGGCATGGACCCCAAGGCACGGCGTTTCCTGTGGAACCTTATCCTCGACATCATCAAGACGGGACGCTCCGTCGTGCTGACATCACACAG taTGGAGGAGTGCGAGGCGCTGTGTACCAGGCTGGGCATCATGGTGAACGGCAGGTTCAAATGCCTGGGCAGCATCCAGCACCTGAAGAACAG GTTCGGCGATGGCTATATGATCACGGTGCGCACACGCAGCAGCTCCAGTGTGAAGGAAGTGGTGCGATTCTTCAACAGGAACTTCCCAGAGGCCATCCTCAAG GAGTGTCACCATACCAAGGTGCAGTTCCAGCTCAAGTGTGCCAGTGTGTCGCTGGCGCAGGTGTTCAGTAAGATGGAGCAAGTGGTGGAGGTGCTGGGCATTGAGGACTACTCGGTCAGCCAGACTACCCTGGACAAT GTGTTCGTGAACTTCGCCAAAAAACAGAGTGACAACTTAGACCAGCAGGAGAGCTCACCCCCCGGTGGCTCCCAGTCGCCACTGCAGCGCGTATTCAACCTGCTCCGCCCCCGCCCCGCCCACACCGAGCTCAGCGCACTGGTCACTGAGGAGACGGAGGAGCTGGAGAGCGATGACGAGGGCCTGATCAGCTTTGAGGAAGAGAGG gCCCAGCTGTcattcaacacagacacactgtgttga